In a genomic window of Gossypium arboreum isolate Shixiya-1 chromosome 9, ASM2569848v2, whole genome shotgun sequence:
- the LOC108457503 gene encoding serine/threonine-protein kinase EDR1-like, with translation METPTADELLRKIQELEAGHEHLQQEMSRLKQSGAGQSKPDHISQRSHSTSPQRRRCPGNSAAAAATSAAALKKSSCSFRHSSPLQRESRRCDTGNGGGGGDGESRNTGPAAVNFTNSQYLNILQSMGQSVHIFDLNGRIIYWNRTAENLYGYSAAEALGQDAFELLVDPRDFAVANNIVHRVMMGESWTGQFPVKNKMGERLSALVADTPFYDDDGSLVGIICVSSDSRPFQVAFSAEKQPEGDSTFSRSKNAVSAKLGLDPQQPLQAAIALKITNLASKVSNKVKSRIRTGENCIDPEGGSGDSHHSDHVLSDAVHFDHKEDATSSAASTPRGDVHPSAFGVFSPFEEKPAVKTSRDSGDESEGKPAIQKIMTLMNRKGLSWPWKGNDREGLEARTARFVWPWLGNDQENETFEPKCSYSSAKTEGHVNEGNRPVNNEASGSWSSSINVNSTSSASSCGSTSSSAVNKVDMDSDCLDYEILWEDLTIGEQIGQGSCGTVYHALWYGSDVAVKVFSKQEYSDDIIHAFRQEVSLMKRLRHPNVLLFMGAVTSPQRLCIVTEFLPRGSLFRLLQRNTTKLDWRRRIHMALDVARGMNYLHHCNPPIIHRDLKSSNLLVDKNWTVKVGDFGLSRLKHETYLTTRTGKGTPQWMAPEVLRNELSDEKSDIYSFGVVLWELATEKIPWENLNSMQVIGAVGFMNQRLEIPNGVDPRWASIIESCWHSDPQCRPTFQELLNKLRDLQRQYTLQYQQARNMGGDGSQRES, from the exons ATGGAAACACCTACAGCGGATGAGCTTTTGAGGAAGATCCAAGAACTGGAGGCAGGACATGAGCATCTCCAGCAAGAAATGTCTAGATTAAAACAATCCGGCGCCGGTCAGTCAAAGCCCGACCACATTAGTCAAAGATCCCACTCTACTTCCCCTCAACGCCGCCGCTGCCCGGGGAATTCGGCTGCGGCGGCGGCTACGTCGGCTGCTGCTTTGAAGAAAAGTTCTTGCTCGTTTCGGCATTCGTCGCCGTTGCAAAGAGAGAGCAGAAGGTGTGATACCGGAAATGGCGGCGGCGGAGGTGATGGAGAAAGCCGGAATACTGGTCCGGCTGCCGTTAATTTCACCAACAGTCAGTATTTAAATATTTTGCAGTCTATGGGACAATCTGTTCATATATTTGACCTTAATGGCCGTATAATTTATTG GAACCGAACTGCGGAAAACCTTTATGGTTATTCAGCGGCGGAGGCTTTAGGGCAAGATGCCTTTGAACTTCTTGTCGATCCCAGGGACTTTGCGGTGGCGAATAATATAGTTCATCGTGTTATGATGGGTGAGAGTTGGACTGGGCAATTTCCTGTTAAGAATAAAATGGGGGAGAGGTTATCAGCTCTTGTAGCTGATACTCCTTTTTATGATGATGATGGTTCTTTGGTTGGAATTATTTGTGTATCCAGTGATTCTCGGCCGTTTCAAGTTGCATTTTCGGCTGAAAAGCAACCTGAAGGAGATTCAACCTTCAGCCGGTCCAAAAATGCTGTTTCAGCTAAACTCGGTCTTGATCCTCAGCAACCTTTGCAAGCTGCAATTGCGTTGAAGATAACGAATTTG GCGTCCAAGGTGAGCAACAAAGTGAAGTCCAGAATTAGGACCGGAGAGAATTGCATTGATCCGGAAGGGGGAAGTGGAGATAGTCATCATTCTGATCATGTTTTGTCCGATGCTGTACATTTCGATCATAAAGAAGATGCAACTTCGAGTGCAGCCAGTACACCGAGGGGAGATGTACACCCATCTGCCTTTGGTGTATTTTCTCCTTTTGAGGAGAAGCCTGCAGTTAAAACCTCGAGAGATTCTGGTGATGAGAGTGAAGGAAAGCCTGCAATCCAAAAGATTATGACATTAATGAATAGGAAAGGGTTATCATGGCCTTGGAAAGGGAATGATCGAGAAGGATTGGAGGCAAGGACTGCACGTTTTGTTTGGCCTTGGTTGGGCAATGATCAGGAGAATGAAACGTTTGAACCCAAGTGCTCATATTCTAGTGCAAAAACTGAAGGCCATGTTAATGAAGGTAATAGACCTGTTAATAACGAGGCATCGGGTTCCTGGTCATCATCTATTAATGTTAACAGCACAAGCAGTGCCAGCAGCTGTGGAAGCACCAGCAGTAGTGCTGTTAATAAAGTTGACATGGATTCTGATTGTTTAGATTATGAGATCTTGTGGGAAGACTTGACGATTGGAGAGCAAATAGGGCAAG GTTCTTGTGGAACTGTGTATCATGCTCTGTGGTATGGATCA GATGTTGCTGTCAAGGTATTTTCAAAGCAGGAATATTCGGATGATATTATACATGCCTTTAGACAGGAG GTATCTCTGATGAAAAGACTTCGGCATCCAAATGTTCTGCTGTTCATGGGAGCTGTGACTTCACCTCAACGTCTCTGCATTGTCACAGAGTTCCTTCCACG TGGGAGTTTGTTTAGACTACTACAGAGAAATACTACCAAATTAGATTGGAGACGGCGTATTCATATGGCTTTGGATGTT GCACGAGGAATGAATTATCTTCACCATTGCAATCCACCTATAATTCATCGGGATTTGAAGTCTTCAAATCTCCTTGTTGATAAGAATTGGACTGTGAAG GTTGGTGATTTTGGTTTGTCACGTCTCAAGCACGAAACATATCTCACTACAAGGACTGGGAAAGGAACG CCTCAATGGATGGCTCCTGAAGTTCTTCGTAATGAACTCTCGGATGAGAA GTCTGATATTTATAGCTTTGGAGTTGTATTATGGGAGCTTGCTACAGAGAAGATACCTTGGGAAAATCTCAACTCAATGCAG GTGATAGGAGCTGTAGGGTTCATGAACCAACGACTAGAGATACCAAATGGAGTTGATCCACGGTGGGCTTCTATAATTGAGAGTTGCTGGCATAG TGATCCGCAGTGCCGGCCAACGTTCCAGGAACTTCTCAACAAGCTTAGAGATCTTCAAAGACAATATACTCTCCAAT